The DNA sequence ACTGAATGGCTTGTATATGCTGTTCTTCTGACAGCCTTGGTCTCATCTAAGACGCAAAATGCAATTTCTCAACCGTACTGAACAGACCAATCAATTTTCAGTGAAAGAATATGaaaaagctagaatccttaattgaaacaacaACAAAGTGTCCACCCCACCTCTGTTTTGGtataaagctgagggatgggtctttagaaatgtaaccactcccaAAATCATAGACATAGCTATGGTTGCAAGCACGGactatccatgatatcaaaattatagttgtaactatgttttgaggctatacagtgctttttgttttacattgttcacaaacattggagtaaaacaatctTATATTTTTGGTTCTAATGGGGTATGACTGTTGAATTAAGTATTTTATaatttatattcttcaagaatcaatgggtataaaTGTATATATCCTTAATGtatgtccaaaaatggatgtagctactaaggattctagctttaaataCAGATAATGGTTATTCAACTGAATCTTACTGAAGAGTATTAGTACTGGAAAGAGAAAATATTGAATTATTGCAATTAAATATTGACGTTAATACAATGTCTGCATTtgtgtacatttttatttattgatGCTGCCAGTTCCTATATTTTGTAAATGTTTGGACATCCCACTCCACTGGCCACATCTCTTTAGAGAGAGGGGCCACCCCTAGCTCTGACAGTCCCACTTCAGTGCCTCTCCATCAGCCAGATAATTAGCAGCTGGGGCCTTGTCGTCGGCTGGAGCTGAGGTCCTGTGGGAGATGGGGCTTGGGATGTGAAAGGGTAGGCTGATCCGGGCAGCGTCTGTGCCACAAAGAGCCTCTCAGGAGAACTGGCAGGTCTCCCTGGCCCCCCCTGGGGCTGGCCTCTTCAAATACCCAGCCTCTCCAGCCTGAGATGGAGCACTGAACAACCCTCTAAAAAGTTGAGGCCTCCACCACCCCCAGCTGGTCAGATGACTGGCTAAGTGGAGAAAAACTTGTAAAGAGAAACAGGGTGTGGTGGCCACCTTAAATATTGCATGACAAAAATTGGTTCGGCATAAGGGTCAGATTCAAATAATTGCAATTTGGTTAGAGTACAGCTCATCCACACATGACCATGATAAGAAAGACTATTTCCCGGCACAGACATCTGGATGATATTTCTAAGTGTCCTCACGTTAACCAAGCTGTGTTTCCCAAGACATACAACAGCCTGTCTTTAGTAATACACTGCTAGTATACACTGCTAAGTATGTGAACATCTGGTAGTTGAAGTGTTAAAGCAGGTAGAGATTGTGATCCACTTTGAGTGTGTTCCACTGCAGCCAGATTCTTCTGAGTGTTCTATTGTCCAGTACTGGCCTCTCTTGCCCTCGCTGGTGCAATCGTTCTCATGTGGATTTCCACCCAGAAGACTGACCATGACCAATCCACTGACCATGACCAATCCTCTGTCAATTGGAACCAATTGCTCACACGGCATCCTTCACCTTTTTATGTAGCAGTATGCTGTGGCAGACACCCACCCTCCACGTTGATTTGGTTTTaagacccagtgtgtgtgtactgaactGGAAGGGGCAGACTGCTCCAAAGCTCTTGAGCATCCCGGCCTGTTGTCAGCCTGGCTCCTGGAGTCAGTGCAGTCACTGGGTTTGTACTGGCAGACGTGGCATTGGTTAAATAAGGCTTGCTAAATGAATGGGCACGTTTAACGAGCCTCTGCTAGAATGCCTTGAACCCACATATCATACAACTAAATTGAGATGCTGAATTTCGGGAGATGTTTTGAAGCAATTGATTTGATACATTGACTTGTTTATCAAATAGTAAGCCTACTAGGTTTATGAACACCCATGGTTTTTGTCTTTTGATCATCTTTGTGTTCACCTGTGGAACCCACATAATACTAAACAGAACACAAGAAAAGGAGCCCCACATTGATTTGCTCACAAAAAAATCCATTTGTGATCAATGACCAATATATAATGGTATAATATATGTATACATGAATAATCATTGGCCCAGGGACCAAGACTGATCGACATATGTCCTTTCCCTCACACTGTCAAGCATACTACGACATCCGGTGGTAGGGCTAGAGAACATGTTATTGAGTTCAGTCGGTGTGTCGCACTATAAAAACAACTTAAATAGGATTTATAGATGTCATATTCTTCATTAAATGATTtcataattttttaaaacttGTTGTTCTTGATATTACAACAACACTGTTCCTAAGATTTTAATCGACTGAGTGTCGTAAAGATGTTTTTTGGCACAGTAAATGCTTTACGGTAGCAATAATTTTGACAGGCAGAAGCTAGCCTAGCAACAAACTTTAGAAGTTATTAGCTATCTACAGTACATTAGTTGGGTTAGCTACAGAAAATACATTATATAATTTAAAAACAGATTCGCAACTGGTGGCAACTTTAACTGTGCAAGCGACTTTTTTTTATTCCGCTTTAGCTGACATTAGCTGGTTAAACGCACTGTCTGCATGCGAACAATAACGAAATCAACAACAACATGCCAACCATGGGAATGGCTGAAATAGATTCCAGCAGTGTCGACGGGGTGCTAACATGCAGCAAAGAAGTGGTggtgatggacagagacagggaagatCTCGGGACGCTGTGCGCTGAAGAAGATTTGGTGGCATCCGCGCTTGCTGCCTCTATCACCTCTCAAGTTATTGTGGAAGAACTGAGAAGGCTTGGGTTATGTTCAAACATAGAGGGAGACGTGGAATACGTACCATACGAGTCTGAACTGCAAATGTCAGACATCAAAAGGCTTATTACCAAGGACTTGTCAGAGCCTTATTCGATTTATACATATAGGTATTTCATTCATAACTGGCCTCAACTCTGCTTCCTGGTACGTCTAAAGTTGTTAGCTAGCTGACTAAACTCAACGATTTATGGTGGAGTTGCGTGTGGGCGGACTGGAGCTCCATCACATAAAATAACAATGTCGTGTGTAATTGCCGGCAATTATTTACTTTGGGTGCTGAAATCGAGAgtgaaaaacacaaaaaatgaCGTTTATATGTGGCGTCGGATCTCCAGTACGCCCACAGTAGTCGCAAACTCAACTCCATCGTAAATCGTGGAGTTGCGTTTAATCGGATATAAAGTTGTATGCATTTTAGGAACTGATCATGTTTTGTAGTTTGCCACTACCAGCCTATGCTCAGGGCTGAATATGGTGTGTTCGGGCTGGAGAAAAAGCCTACACACCTGCCAGCCAGTAGATAATAACATGTTTTACCTCTCTGTGCCACAGGCGATGGTGGACAAGGATTGTGTTGGTGCCATTGTGTGCAAACTGGATATGCACAAGAAGATTCACCGTGGCTACATTGCCATGTTGGCTGTGGACTCCAGATACAGGAGGAAAGGAATTGGTAAGTGGGCATTAGGAGGAGAAACCAAGATGGGTGGTAAAAATGCAAGGAAAATTCCAAAAGGTATCTGTTCCAAAAACTTTGTAAATAACAAGGTTGCCATCAAACAACCCATAGTTGTATAGCGGCAGAATAAGGTACCAGGTAGGGAGTTGGCTATTTAATTACGTTTTCACTCACCATGTTTATTCCTGAAAATGTCTGTCCTCACACTGGTAGCCCATCGACAAACATTAAGAATAAGCTAcatggtgagttgatgcctattcggcagctagttagctaggtgtATTGATCATGTTACTTTGTATGCAAtgtttgttggcaaccttgtACTTTACGAAGATTTTGGAACAGAGTCCTGTTGGAacattccacaaattatacccaccccTGCAAGACTGTGTTATAAAGTTTCATGTTTACTTCTAACATGTCATCACTCCTGTCATTTCAGGTACATATCTAGTCAAAAAGGCTATCTATGCTATGATGGATGAGGACTGTGATGAGGTATGTTTCTTTTACATAATTATCTACCCTGGAAGACATTAGGCAAGAGTGGCCAGACGTCCCCAATTTCCAGGAACAGTCCCCGATTTTGGTGGCCTGTCCCCGAAAATGTCCCATACCAAATGGTGGGTTGGACCTCACTTTATATGTGCAGGAAGCTACGTACATGTGTATGTGTTCATCTGCAAGGCCCTTttgggtaaactccctctttacctctgtagtctggtctccttcaccaccagcagttaccatacccggtctgctcgGTGGTTGCTACTTAAAGTCCCCAGGACATTTACAGTATTAGGCAAGACTGCCTTTCTCGTCTTGTACACCAGAGGCATGGCATAGTTTACAATCCacgcttcatctagatatgttagtgccactgaattAATTTTAAATGTTGGTGGGAGACTCTGACTAGCTAGGCTTTTAAGAACTGTGGAGGGTTATTCCATTTCTGTGTTTTGAAGTATTTTTAAAGGACAATAGCGAAAATTGATAGTTAAATATAGTTCCATGGCATTTTTATTTTCAAACAGTACCCTCCCCACGCAAAAACAAAATCATTTCTGGTCACCTTACATTAGGCCACATTTTAGCTAGAGGAAAACAGGCCACACTCTTTACCATAAATAGTGTCAAGTTTAAGCTTGATTCTAATCTCATTACACCAATGCACATTTGAAACTGAAAATGCCATTGAATACCATTTTGTATAGTATTCAGTATGGAGATAGAGGTAACAATCTCTTACAAATTACTTGGTTTTGTTAACTTTAAACAGGTGGTGCTGGAGACTGAGATCACCAACCAATCAGCCCAGAAACTGTATGAGAACCTGGGCTTTGTAAGGGACAAGAGGCTCTTCCAATACTATTTAAATGGAGTGGATGCTCTACGGCTCAAACTGTGGCTTCGGTAGCAATACAGTCAGTGTCTCTGGCTCTGAGACCTCTTTCTCCCAGTCTCAGGAACAAACGTCCTCCCTACGAGGGAATCATCAAAGCCACATAAAATCCAGAAAGATCAGGAAGGAAAATTGGAGACCGGGACCACAGTTTTCATTGTTGAATTGGGAGTACTTGTGGCATTTTAGTGGCCAGTGGAAATGAACTGAAAATAACCACACCCTTGACCTCGACCAAACTAAATCAATTACAAACAAAACAACAGCTTGCCTCTGTCCTTTTATTCTTTTTATTTAGAGGACTAAAAACATGGCGAAAACACAAGTTGGGAAGAAGAGTAAGACTATGCAAACTGAATGTTTTCATAAAGCCATTTATAAGGGCTATACAGCCTAAATGCTTCAGACGTCATAAGAAAAGAGCATACCTCTCACTTGATTCAAGAACTAAATGCAGCTGTCccttgtcttgttgtgtgttcaCTGTAGCCCCAGGTGTGTGGTAGCTGGCcagttctactctctctctaatcCTGCTAAGAGCTTCCATCAGGATTTTCATAAAGGTGGAGAGGATTGCTGCAATAAGCAATTTCCTGTTAGGGTAAAAGGAGCCCTGAAGTGCAATATATCTTTTCAATGTTGAAGGGAATTGGGGAGCACAAGAGGTCTTCAGTGTGCTTCTCATTAAACAAAAACTCTGCCCCAAAGATAATTTAGAAAATACATTATCTTTGAAGCTAAATTAAACGGTCATGGAGGGAAATTATTTAGTACCATTTGTACGTACCCATTTTTGTCTCTGTACCATTGTGGTCAGATATCTTT is a window from the Oncorhynchus keta strain PuntledgeMale-10-30-2019 chromosome 35, Oket_V2, whole genome shotgun sequence genome containing:
- the naa30 gene encoding N-alpha-acetyltransferase 30, giving the protein MPTMGMAEIDSSSVDGVLTCSKEVVVMDRDREDLGTLCAEEDLVASALAASITSQVIVEELRRLGLCSNIEGDVEYVPYESELQMSDIKRLITKDLSEPYSIYTYRYFIHNWPQLCFLAMVDKDCVGAIVCKLDMHKKIHRGYIAMLAVDSRYRRKGIGTYLVKKAIYAMMDEDCDEVVLETEITNQSAQKLYENLGFVRDKRLFQYYLNGVDALRLKLWLR